In Halosegnis marinus, one genomic interval encodes:
- a CDS encoding LEA type 2 family protein, translated as MDVRALLLGSKLKVAATAFGLLVASVGGAFALGVVGVPGVAGVSNSFGDVTDETTVVNTDLLVTNPNPIGVRLGGTDIDYTIRMNDVAIAAGNKSGVGIESGNTTLNFSTRMDNRKIPAWWASHVRNDETTNVTIDANVTASILGGRNFALQQRQQVNTDIISQFNSNETRPVSGPSNPLYENPVLYVNATRASWGTVTADETPIDMRFDVYNPQLEPYTLTEVGYVVTMNNVTVGEGVTDEPYVVEGGTRETIRTVPVIRNQRLDEWWVSHLENGQVTDLRIDFYARVELPTGNSLRIPLDALTYERTIETDIFGTKNATNTTDTGGSATPTPTDGDGTATPTPTDDGGLVDTPTVGTDEDTATPTSSPTATPTDDGGII; from the coding sequence ATGGACGTTCGCGCGCTGCTGCTCGGTAGCAAACTGAAGGTCGCGGCGACGGCGTTCGGCCTCCTCGTCGCGAGCGTCGGCGGAGCGTTCGCGCTCGGCGTGGTCGGCGTCCCCGGCGTCGCCGGCGTGAGCAACTCCTTCGGCGACGTGACCGACGAGACGACCGTCGTGAACACCGACCTGCTCGTCACCAACCCCAACCCCATCGGGGTTCGGCTGGGCGGCACCGACATCGACTACACGATCAGGATGAACGACGTCGCCATCGCCGCGGGGAACAAGTCGGGGGTCGGAATCGAGTCGGGCAACACGACGCTGAACTTCTCGACCCGGATGGACAACCGGAAGATACCGGCCTGGTGGGCGAGCCACGTCCGCAACGACGAGACGACGAACGTCACCATCGACGCGAACGTGACCGCGTCGATACTCGGCGGGCGGAACTTCGCCCTCCAGCAGCGCCAGCAGGTGAACACGGACATCATCTCGCAGTTCAACTCGAACGAGACGCGGCCCGTCTCCGGCCCGTCGAACCCCCTCTACGAGAACCCCGTCCTCTACGTCAACGCGACGCGCGCCTCGTGGGGCACCGTCACCGCCGACGAGACGCCCATTGACATGCGCTTCGACGTGTACAACCCACAACTGGAGCCGTACACGCTGACCGAGGTTGGGTACGTCGTGACGATGAACAACGTCACCGTCGGCGAGGGCGTCACCGACGAGCCGTACGTGGTCGAGGGCGGCACGCGGGAGACGATTCGGACCGTGCCCGTCATCCGCAATCAGCGGCTCGACGAGTGGTGGGTGTCGCACCTGGAGAACGGGCAGGTGACCGACCTGCGCATCGACTTCTACGCTCGCGTCGAACTGCCGACGGGGAACTCGCTCCGCATCCCGCTCGACGCGCTGACCTACGAGCGGACCATCGAGACGGACATCTTCGGGACGAAGAACGCGACGAACACGACGGACACCGGCGGGAGCGCGACCCCGACGCCGACCGACGGCGACGGGACCGCCACACCCACCCCGACGGACGACGGCGGCCTCGTCGACACGCCTACCGTCGGCACGGACGAGGACACGGCCACGCCCACGTCGTCCCCCACCGCGACGCCCACGGACGACGGCGGCATCATCTGA
- a CDS encoding DHH family phosphoesterase yields MVPPADAGETAGTARAGPVVYRLASGCTFEDVEEEALYHATVNGVVEYGVFVDLSDHVSGLVHDSVLDGDYEVGDEFVVELAEIRENGDLSFHEAAPSEFTTVEVSHGDEAGVSELAGKVGHVVHVEGEVVQIKQTGGPTLFQVRDGTGIVPCAAFEEAGVRAYPEVEMDDVVRVTGTVESREGALQVEVDDLARLRGEAADEVRDRLADQVAETAAPAEVDPLVEWDAFEPVREELRGVAERLRRAVLENRPIRVRHHADGDGMCASVPVQLALERFIESVHEDAQAPRHLLKRLPAKAPFYEMEDVTRDLNFALEDRERHGQKLPLLLMLDNGSTEEDTPAYRALAEYDIPVVVVDHHHPDPDAVEPLVDAHVNPYLHGEDYRITTGMMCVELARMIAPELTDDLRHVPAVAGLSDRSRADAMDDYVALAAEAGYEEDDLHDIGEALDYAAHWLRYSSGDAVIEDVLDLGDDEERHRELVAFLSERAERDVERQLDDALPHIEHETLSNDAHLYRIDVDEHAHRFIYPAPGKTTGELHDRKVQETGDPVITIGYGPDFAVLRSDGVRLDIPRMVTELTEELPGAGVSGGGHLVVGSIKFVPGAREEVLDALVAKMSDAELDDALRSTLVE; encoded by the coding sequence CCTCTCGGACCACGTCTCGGGGCTCGTCCACGACTCCGTGCTCGACGGCGACTACGAGGTCGGCGACGAGTTCGTCGTCGAACTCGCCGAGATACGCGAGAACGGCGACCTCTCCTTCCACGAGGCCGCGCCGAGCGAGTTCACCACCGTCGAGGTGAGCCACGGCGACGAGGCCGGCGTCTCCGAACTCGCCGGCAAGGTCGGCCACGTCGTCCACGTCGAGGGCGAGGTCGTCCAGATAAAACAGACCGGCGGCCCGACCCTGTTCCAGGTGCGCGACGGCACCGGCATCGTCCCCTGTGCCGCCTTCGAGGAGGCAGGCGTGCGCGCCTACCCCGAGGTGGAGATGGACGACGTCGTCCGCGTCACGGGCACCGTCGAGAGCCGCGAGGGCGCGCTCCAGGTCGAGGTGGACGACCTCGCCCGACTGCGCGGCGAGGCGGCCGACGAGGTGCGCGACCGTCTCGCGGACCAGGTCGCGGAGACCGCCGCCCCGGCCGAGGTCGACCCGCTCGTCGAGTGGGACGCCTTCGAGCCGGTTCGCGAGGAGCTCCGCGGCGTCGCCGAGCGGCTCCGGCGCGCCGTGCTGGAGAACCGTCCGATACGGGTGCGCCACCACGCCGACGGCGACGGGATGTGCGCCTCGGTCCCCGTCCAGCTCGCGCTCGAACGGTTCATCGAGTCCGTCCACGAGGACGCACAGGCGCCGCGCCACCTCCTCAAGCGGCTCCCGGCGAAGGCCCCGTTCTACGAGATGGAGGACGTGACCCGCGACCTCAACTTCGCGCTGGAGGACCGCGAGCGCCACGGCCAGAAGCTCCCGCTCCTGCTCATGCTCGACAACGGCTCCACCGAGGAGGACACGCCGGCGTACCGCGCGCTGGCGGAGTACGACATCCCGGTCGTCGTCGTCGACCACCACCACCCGGACCCGGACGCCGTCGAGCCGCTCGTCGACGCCCACGTCAACCCCTACCTCCACGGCGAGGACTACCGCATCACGACCGGGATGATGTGCGTCGAACTCGCGCGCATGATCGCGCCGGAGCTGACCGACGACCTGCGCCACGTGCCGGCCGTCGCCGGGCTCTCGGACCGCTCGCGGGCCGACGCGATGGACGACTACGTCGCGCTCGCCGCCGAGGCCGGCTACGAGGAGGACGACCTCCACGACATCGGCGAGGCGCTCGACTACGCGGCCCACTGGCTCCGCTACAGCTCCGGCGACGCCGTCATCGAGGACGTGCTGGACCTCGGCGACGACGAGGAGCGCCACCGCGAGCTGGTCGCGTTCCTCTCGGAGCGCGCCGAGCGTGACGTGGAGCGCCAGCTCGACGACGCGCTCCCGCACATCGAACACGAGACGCTGTCGAACGACGCCCACCTCTACCGAATCGACGTGGACGAACACGCCCACCGCTTCATCTACCCCGCGCCGGGGAAGACGACGGGCGAGCTCCACGACCGGAAGGTCCAGGAGACGGGCGACCCCGTCATCACCATCGGCTACGGGCCGGACTTCGCCGTCCTCCGCTCCGACGGCGTCCGCCTCGACATCCCGCGGATGGTCACGGAACTCACCGAGGAGCTGCCGGGCGCGGGCGTCTCCGGCGGGGGCCACCTCGTCGTCGGCTCCATCAAGTTCGTCCCGGGCGCCCGCGAGGAGGTCCTCGACGCGCTCGTCGCGAAGATGAGCGACGCCGAACTCGACGACGCGCTCCGCTCGACGCTGGTCGAGTAG
- the ribH gene encoding 6,7-dimethyl-8-ribityllumazine synthase, whose amino-acid sequence MVTLGLVVAQFNKERPVTHEMEAAGREAAAERGAEIAETLEVPGAYDTPLAADRLARRDDIDAVAVLGAVITGDTDHDQVITDAAARGLTDVSLDRDTPVAFGVSGPGMSAAEAAERIPKGAEAVESAIDLAEELA is encoded by the coding sequence ATGGTCACACTCGGGCTGGTCGTCGCTCAGTTCAACAAGGAGCGGCCGGTCACCCACGAGATGGAGGCGGCGGGTCGCGAGGCCGCCGCCGAGCGCGGCGCGGAGATCGCCGAGACGCTGGAGGTACCGGGGGCGTACGACACCCCGCTCGCCGCCGACCGGCTGGCGCGCCGCGACGACATCGACGCCGTCGCCGTCCTCGGGGCGGTCATCACCGGGGACACCGACCACGACCAGGTCATCACGGACGCGGCCGCCCGCGGCCTGACCGACGTGTCGCTGGACCGGGACACCCCGGTCGCGTTCGGCGTCTCCGGTCCCGGCATGAGCGCGGCCGAGGCGGCCGAGCGCATCCCGAAGGGCGCGGAGGCCGTCGAGAGCGCAATCGACCTCGCGGAGGAACTCGCATGA
- a CDS encoding bacterio-opsin activator domain-containing protein, with protein sequence MGDEHADGPTDHERFVPREALNSIPMAVYHFDFDGRLGWWNARVAEVTGYSDEELSGMGIDRLLTAEDSAAVRETLDGAGPGHSWSVDLPVVTKDGEALPHRHEAAVATDADGSCIGVTGVAQPRSDGGSGEVEGARTYRRVIETVGGVIGALVAAGTQSEIERAVCEGLADSELYDAVWIGRLDRDGAVEPVTVAGPSTSAVDGMTEEWRGTDDARPALETAETGEVRVVRDIPTSSLPEPIREFAAENDIRSGVSVPIGREGAGGVLVAYSSRPDGFDDVEVGALEQLGRVVGFALNAAHTERLVLSEPVVELELRLTGEAMPFTRLAQAAPDVTGTMEWMNREPNGDITQYYTVHGADAEAVVEHTEAADHVESCTPVGESDSALYELRLARSAASQLLTAGAEAREITIEDGGVTVVATAPRDTDVRAVVEGVRSVYPETKLVAKRTLDGPGDEREEPTWSGDVSLTDRQFGALEAAFDAGYFEWPRDATAEEVADELDISAATLHYHLRRAERSLVESFLESRRE encoded by the coding sequence ATGGGGGACGAGCACGCCGACGGTCCCACGGACCACGAGCGATTCGTCCCGAGAGAGGCGTTGAATTCGATTCCGATGGCCGTCTATCACTTCGACTTCGACGGCCGCCTCGGGTGGTGGAACGCCCGCGTCGCGGAGGTCACCGGCTACTCCGACGAGGAGCTGTCCGGGATGGGTATCGACCGACTGCTGACGGCGGAGGACTCGGCGGCCGTCCGCGAGACGCTCGACGGCGCCGGCCCGGGCCACAGCTGGAGCGTCGACCTGCCGGTCGTGACGAAAGACGGCGAAGCCCTGCCGCACCGGCACGAGGCCGCCGTGGCCACCGACGCGGACGGGAGCTGTATCGGCGTCACGGGCGTCGCACAGCCCCGTTCCGACGGCGGCTCCGGAGAGGTCGAGGGGGCCCGCACCTACCGTCGCGTAATCGAGACGGTCGGCGGCGTCATCGGGGCGCTGGTCGCCGCGGGGACGCAGTCGGAGATCGAGCGCGCCGTCTGTGAGGGGCTCGCCGACTCGGAACTCTACGACGCGGTGTGGATCGGTCGGCTCGACCGCGACGGCGCGGTGGAACCGGTCACCGTCGCCGGCCCCTCGACGAGCGCCGTGGACGGGATGACCGAGGAGTGGCGCGGGACGGACGACGCCCGCCCCGCGCTGGAGACCGCCGAGACGGGCGAGGTCCGCGTCGTCCGCGACATCCCCACCTCGTCGCTTCCCGAGCCGATACGCGAGTTCGCGGCGGAGAACGACATCCGCTCCGGTGTGAGCGTTCCCATCGGCCGGGAGGGGGCCGGCGGCGTCCTCGTCGCCTACTCGTCGCGGCCCGACGGCTTCGACGACGTCGAGGTCGGCGCCCTCGAACAGCTCGGGCGCGTCGTCGGCTTCGCGCTCAACGCCGCCCACACCGAGCGGCTCGTCCTCTCCGAGCCGGTCGTCGAACTCGAACTCCGCCTCACGGGCGAGGCGATGCCGTTCACGCGGCTGGCACAGGCGGCCCCGGACGTCACCGGCACGATGGAGTGGATGAACCGCGAGCCGAACGGCGACATCACGCAGTACTATACCGTCCACGGCGCCGACGCCGAGGCCGTGGTCGAACACACGGAGGCGGCCGACCACGTCGAGTCGTGTACCCCGGTCGGCGAGAGCGACTCCGCGCTGTACGAGCTCCGCCTGGCCCGCTCGGCGGCCTCACAGCTGCTCACCGCCGGCGCGGAGGCACGCGAGATAACCATCGAGGACGGCGGCGTCACGGTCGTCGCCACCGCGCCGCGCGACACCGACGTGCGCGCCGTCGTCGAGGGGGTACGGTCCGTGTACCCCGAGACGAAGCTGGTCGCGAAACGCACCCTCGACGGCCCCGGCGACGAGCGCGAGGAACCGACGTGGTCGGGCGACGTCTCGCTCACCGACCGGCAGTTCGGCGCGCTCGAAGCCGCCTTCGACGCCGGCTACTTCGAGTGGCCGCGCGACGCGACCGCCGAGGAGGTGGCCGACGAACTCGACATCTCCGCCGCGACGCTCCACTACCACCTCCGCCGGGCGGAGCGGTCGCTCGTGGAGTCGTTCCTCGAATCGAGACGGGAGTAG
- a CDS encoding DUF7525 family protein yields the protein METSQGSDRRMGFSMLFGVVGLVGAVVMLVAALGDQLVLSGYGFAAAMLGATLVVAALHLYE from the coding sequence ATGGAGACTTCACAGGGTTCGGACCGCCGGATGGGGTTCAGCATGCTGTTCGGCGTCGTCGGCCTCGTCGGCGCGGTCGTGATGCTCGTCGCGGCGCTGGGCGACCAGCTCGTCCTCTCGGGCTACGGCTTCGCGGCCGCGATGCTGGGCGCGACGTTGGTCGTCGCGGCGCTGCACCTCTACGAGTGA
- a CDS encoding Gfo/Idh/MocA family protein codes for MHEAFTDIGERDWDTGADGTVRLAVVGCGGFARGVVLPSIGDCDYVEATVGVSGSAENREKVADGHGLETTDYDGYAAGDLADAYDAVYVATPNRLHLPHVETAAEQGKAVVCEKPLEATPERAEEVVAVCEDAGVPLMTAYRMQADPLFRALKAFLDAGGVGAVEKFAGDFTFPVLMGSRGPDQWRLDAHLAGGGALMDVGVYPLNAARYLLGAEPEAVSGRTRTGGPYADVDEHVSFRVAFPDATGNFTASFSGHPNADFAVYGSEGVVRLFDAFQPNRGRRLVVETGDGSYEITGAGGGELREEFDYFAHAVLTGSDIGPDGADGLADVWLMDAIYADAE; via the coding sequence ATGCACGAGGCGTTCACCGATATCGGCGAGCGGGACTGGGACACGGGTGCGGACGGGACCGTGCGGCTGGCGGTCGTGGGTTGTGGCGGCTTCGCGCGCGGCGTCGTGCTCCCGAGCATCGGCGACTGCGACTACGTCGAGGCGACCGTCGGGGTGAGCGGCAGCGCCGAGAACCGCGAGAAGGTCGCCGACGGCCACGGCCTCGAAACGACGGACTACGACGGCTACGCGGCCGGCGACCTCGCGGACGCGTACGACGCCGTGTACGTGGCGACGCCGAACCGCCTCCACCTCCCGCACGTCGAAACGGCCGCGGAACAGGGGAAGGCGGTCGTCTGCGAGAAACCGCTGGAGGCGACTCCGGAACGAGCCGAGGAAGTGGTCGCGGTCTGCGAGGACGCGGGCGTCCCCCTGATGACGGCCTACCGGATGCAGGCCGACCCGCTGTTCCGCGCGCTGAAGGCGTTCCTCGACGCGGGCGGCGTCGGCGCGGTGGAGAAGTTCGCGGGCGACTTCACCTTCCCCGTGCTGATGGGCTCTCGCGGCCCGGACCAGTGGCGGCTCGACGCGCACCTCGCGGGCGGCGGCGCGCTGATGGACGTGGGCGTGTACCCGCTCAACGCCGCGCGCTACCTGCTCGGCGCCGAACCCGAGGCCGTCTCGGGGCGGACGCGCACGGGCGGCCCGTACGCGGACGTGGACGAACACGTCTCCTTCCGCGTCGCGTTCCCGGACGCGACGGGGAACTTCACGGCCTCCTTCTCGGGCCACCCGAACGCCGACTTCGCGGTGTACGGGAGCGAGGGCGTCGTCCGCCTGTTCGACGCCTTCCAGCCGAACCGGGGCCGCAGGCTCGTCGTCGAGACGGGCGACGGCTCCTACGAGATAACGGGCGCGGGCGGCGGGGAACTGCGCGAGGAGTTCGACTACTTCGCGCACGCCGTCCTGACGGGGAGCGACATCGGCCCGGACGGGGCCGACGGGCTGGCGGACGTGTGGCTCATGGACGCGATATACGCGGACGCGGAGTGA
- a CDS encoding DUF7528 family protein: MSRADAERLAAAVDDAMTDRREFLRTTGEHRADGSYVVARRGADSAGNRKVFDSFARAERLFARLPDRFGAEDAARTGITGSRRHMLVRHFAEHPAFDCRLASRSPLVAEKTPGGEPRAEAVADD, from the coding sequence CTGTCGCGCGCCGACGCCGAGCGGTTGGCGGCGGCCGTCGACGACGCCATGACCGACCGCCGCGAGTTCCTGCGGACGACCGGCGAACACCGCGCGGACGGCAGCTACGTCGTCGCGCGCCGCGGGGCCGACTCGGCGGGCAACCGCAAGGTGTTCGACTCCTTCGCGCGCGCCGAGCGGCTGTTCGCGCGCCTGCCCGACCGCTTCGGCGCCGAGGATGCGGCCCGGACCGGCATCACCGGGTCCCGCCGACACATGCTGGTGCGCCACTTCGCGGAGCACCCCGCGTTCGACTGCCGGCTGGCGTCGCGGAGCCCGCTGGTCGCGGAGAAAACCCCGGGCGGGGAGCCGCGCGCGGAGGCCGTGGCGGACGACTGA
- a CDS encoding DUF7123 family protein — MPDDTNERILDHLRERAAVGDRYFRAKHVADALGMTAKQVGARLPRLAEESEDVDIEKWGRARSTTWRVTPE, encoded by the coding sequence ATGCCCGACGACACGAACGAACGCATCCTCGATCACCTCCGCGAGCGCGCCGCGGTTGGTGACCGGTACTTCCGTGCGAAACACGTCGCCGACGCCCTCGGCATGACCGCGAAACAGGTCGGCGCGCGCCTGCCCCGCCTCGCCGAGGAGTCCGAGGACGTCGACATCGAGAAGTGGGGGCGCGCCCGCTCGACGACGTGGCGCGTCACGCCGGAGTAG
- a CDS encoding pyridoxal phosphate-dependent aminotransferase, which produces MNTEFADRVGRVEPSATLAISNLASELEADGADVVDLSVGEPDFPTPDNVVEAGKAAMDAGHTGYTPSNGIPELKAAIAEKFADDGLAYDEDEIIVTPGGKQGLFEVFMTLLDEGSEVVLFDPAWVSYEAMAKLAGADIRRVDLSPHDFRLEPALDDLAEVVSDDTDLVVVNSPSNPSGAVFSDAALEGVRDLAVDHDAVVLSDEIYQSITYTDGTPTSLGSLDGMVDRTVTLNGFSKAYSMTGWRLGYVGAPADLVAEASKIHSHSVSCATNFVQHAGVEALRNTDDAVTEMRDAFHERRDMLLDLFADHGKEVPRPDGAFYMMLPVAEDDAAWCEGAIEDAHVATVPGSAFGTPGYARLSYAASEERLKEGVSRLAENGYL; this is translated from the coding sequence ATGAACACGGAATTCGCTGACAGAGTCGGACGTGTCGAACCGAGCGCGACGCTCGCCATCTCCAACCTCGCCTCCGAACTGGAGGCCGACGGCGCCGACGTCGTGGACCTCTCCGTCGGGGAGCCGGACTTCCCGACCCCCGACAACGTCGTCGAGGCCGGCAAGGCCGCGATGGACGCCGGGCACACGGGGTACACCCCGTCGAACGGCATCCCGGAGCTGAAGGCGGCCATCGCCGAGAAGTTCGCCGACGACGGGCTGGCCTACGACGAGGACGAGATAATCGTCACGCCCGGCGGCAAGCAGGGGCTGTTCGAGGTGTTCATGACCCTGCTCGACGAGGGGAGCGAGGTCGTGCTGTTCGACCCCGCGTGGGTGAGCTACGAGGCGATGGCGAAGCTGGCGGGCGCGGACATCCGCCGCGTCGACCTCTCTCCCCATGACTTCCGGCTCGAACCCGCGCTGGACGACCTCGCCGAGGTCGTGAGCGACGACACCGACCTCGTCGTCGTCAACAGCCCGTCGAACCCCTCGGGCGCGGTCTTCTCCGACGCGGCGCTCGAAGGCGTGCGCGACCTCGCCGTCGACCACGACGCCGTCGTACTCTCCGACGAGATATACCAGTCCATCACCTACACCGACGGGACGCCGACCTCGCTCGGGAGCCTCGACGGGATGGTCGACCGGACCGTCACGCTCAACGGGTTCTCGAAGGCGTACTCGATGACCGGCTGGCGGCTCGGCTACGTCGGCGCGCCGGCCGACCTCGTCGCCGAGGCGTCGAAGATACACAGCCACTCGGTGTCGTGTGCGACGAACTTCGTCCAGCACGCGGGCGTCGAGGCGCTGCGCAACACCGACGACGCCGTGACGGAGATGCGCGACGCCTTCCACGAGCGCCGCGACATGCTGCTCGACCTGTTCGCCGACCACGGGAAGGAGGTACCGCGTCCCGACGGCGCGTTCTACATGATGCTCCCCGTCGCCGAGGACGACGCGGCGTGGTGTGAGGGCGCCATCGAGGACGCCCACGTGGCGACCGTCCCGGGCAGCGCGTTCGGCACGCCGGGCTACGCGCGGCTCTCCTACGCGGCGAGCGAAGAACGGCTGAAGGAGGGCGTCTCGCGGCTGGCCGAGAACGGCTACCTCTGA
- a CDS encoding nitrilase-related carbon-nitrogen hydrolase, which yields MTRVVCAQIRVENADVTGNVARAVAAVEDAAAEGADLVVLPEIFNVGYFAFDSYDRAAEPLDGPTLTRVREAAAENDVGVLAGSIVEDLAASDEGPADEGLANTSVLFDRAGERLAVYRKHHLFGYGSAETELLTPGEDLAVAEFDGHTVGMTTCYDLRFPELYRALAERGATLVCVPSAWPYPRVEHWKLLPKARAVENQLYVATANGSGSYEGAELLGRSSVYDPWGTTLASSDDDPALVAAEADPERVAAVREEFPAWRDRRGDV from the coding sequence ATGACCCGCGTCGTCTGTGCGCAGATTCGCGTCGAGAACGCCGACGTGACGGGCAACGTCGCGCGCGCCGTGGCGGCGGTCGAGGACGCCGCCGCGGAGGGCGCGGACCTCGTCGTTCTCCCCGAGATATTCAACGTCGGCTACTTCGCCTTCGACAGCTACGACCGCGCGGCCGAACCGCTGGACGGACCCACGCTCACCCGGGTCCGGGAAGCGGCCGCCGAGAACGACGTGGGCGTGTTAGCCGGGTCCATCGTGGAGGACCTCGCGGCGAGCGACGAGGGCCCCGCCGACGAAGGGCTCGCCAACACCTCCGTCCTCTTCGACCGGGCCGGCGAGCGGCTGGCCGTCTACCGCAAACACCACCTGTTCGGCTACGGCTCCGCCGAGACCGAACTCCTGACGCCCGGCGAGGACCTCGCGGTCGCCGAGTTCGACGGCCACACGGTCGGGATGACGACCTGCTACGACCTGCGGTTCCCGGAACTGTACCGCGCGCTCGCGGAGCGGGGCGCGACGCTGGTCTGCGTGCCGAGCGCGTGGCCGTACCCCCGCGTCGAACACTGGAAGCTCCTGCCGAAAGCGCGCGCCGTCGAGAACCAGCTGTACGTCGCGACGGCCAACGGCTCGGGGAGCTACGAGGGCGCGGAACTGCTCGGGCGCTCCTCGGTGTACGACCCGTGGGGAACGACGCTCGCCTCGTCGGACGACGACCCGGCGCTCGTCGCGGCCGAGGCCGACCCCGAACGCGTCGCCGCGGTGCGCGAGGAGTTCCCCGCGTGGCGGGACCGGCGGGGCGACGTGTGA
- a CDS encoding CoxG family protein yields the protein MTVRVERTFEFDAPPEDVWDFIADPEKRASPISVVSEFETTGEYTATWHVKLPIPVINRTIPIETEDVERRENEYVRFVGNASVMRVQGEHELEATETGSRLHNRFVVEGKVPGLERFFKRNLDDELDNIERAIREDLDR from the coding sequence ATGACCGTACGGGTCGAGCGGACGTTCGAGTTCGACGCACCCCCCGAGGACGTCTGGGACTTCATCGCCGACCCGGAGAAGCGGGCGAGCCCCATCAGCGTCGTCTCGGAGTTCGAAACCACCGGCGAGTACACCGCGACGTGGCACGTGAAGCTCCCCATCCCCGTCATCAACCGCACCATCCCCATCGAGACGGAGGACGTCGAGCGCCGCGAGAACGAGTACGTCCGGTTCGTCGGGAACGCGAGCGTGATGCGCGTCCAGGGCGAACACGAACTCGAAGCCACGGAGACCGGGTCGCGGCTCCACAACCGCTTCGTCGTCGAGGGGAAGGTCCCCGGCCTCGAACGCTTCTTCAAGCGGAACCTCGACGACGAACTCGACAACATCGAGCGGGCCATCCGCGAGGACCTCGACCGATGA